GCCCAGTACCTGCTGGCGGCGCACAACCCGCGTCAGCTCCCGCCCGATGACGGCTTCGAGGTCGCGTTTGCCGGCCGGTCCAACGCCGGCAAGTCCAGCGCGCTGAACGCGCTGTGCCAGCAGAACGCGCTGGCGCGGGTGTCGAAGACCCCCGGCCGCACCCAGCAGCTGGTGTTCTTCGACCTGCCGCCGCATACCGGCCGCTACCTGGTGGACCTGCCGGGCTACGGCTACGCCAAGGTGCCGCGCGAGCTGCAGGCGCACTGGCAGGCGTTCCTGGACCGCTACTTCCAGGCGCGCCAGGCGCTGCGCGGGCTGGTGGTGGTGATGGACATCCGCCACCCGCTGAAGGACTACGACCGGCACATGCTCGACTACGCGGCCAAACGCGGCATTCCGGCGCACGTGCTGCTGACCAAGGCCGACAAGCTGTCGAAGGGC
This Luteimonas sp. MC1572 DNA region includes the following protein-coding sequences:
- the yihA gene encoding ribosome biogenesis GTP-binding protein YihA/YsxC codes for the protein MANPLARAQYLLAAHNPRQLPPDDGFEVAFAGRSNAGKSSALNALCQQNALARVSKTPGRTQQLVFFDLPPHTGRYLVDLPGYGYAKVPRELQAHWQAFLDRYFQARQALRGLVVVMDIRHPLKDYDRHMLDYAAKRGIPAHVLLTKADKLSKGNAGSTLLAVRRDLTATYGDTVGVQTFSGESKLGVDEARKVICGWLDMPAP